A stretch of Natronococcus sp. CG52 DNA encodes these proteins:
- a CDS encoding helix-turn-helix domain-containing protein: protein MPPPNATDRVDVGSRLQLDIWHPDCWTLEVTANAPGGLLGHGVHRIDDMATGRFTAYARSTGELEELVDAVGASSLVDSVRTVDQNHATEAVTSGTENATTGLIVQYDLANSINDALVSRGFIPDEPVRIADGREYWTVVTHEDRETVAKKLDEVREEHSADVTVESMTTLRDDVADGMFRTDRLSERQREVFELARNRHYYRWPREVSAAELAADLDIAESTFLEHLRKAEAKLLDPSQ, encoded by the coding sequence TTGCCGCCACCGAACGCTACTGATCGAGTCGACGTCGGGTCGCGACTGCAACTCGACATCTGGCATCCCGACTGCTGGACGCTCGAGGTCACGGCGAACGCTCCCGGCGGATTGCTCGGCCACGGCGTCCACCGGATCGACGACATGGCGACCGGTCGGTTCACGGCTTACGCCCGGTCGACCGGGGAACTCGAGGAACTCGTCGACGCGGTCGGCGCGTCGTCGCTGGTGGATTCGGTCCGGACGGTCGACCAGAACCACGCGACGGAAGCCGTGACGTCCGGAACCGAGAACGCGACGACCGGACTCATCGTGCAGTACGACCTCGCCAACAGCATCAACGACGCGCTCGTCTCGCGCGGCTTCATCCCCGACGAACCCGTTCGGATCGCCGACGGGCGCGAGTACTGGACGGTCGTGACGCACGAAGACCGGGAGACGGTCGCGAAAAAACTGGACGAAGTTCGCGAGGAGCACTCGGCGGACGTGACCGTCGAGTCGATGACGACGCTTCGCGACGACGTTGCGGACGGCATGTTCCGAACCGACCGACTCTCGGAGCGCCAGCGGGAGGTGTTCGAACTCGCCCGAAACAGGCACTACTACCGCTGGCCGCGCGAGGTGTCGGCCGCGGAACTCGCCGCGGACCTCGACATCGCGGAGTCGACGTTTCTCGAGCACCTGCGGAAGGCGGAGGCGAAACTCCTCGATCCCTCACAGTAG
- a CDS encoding MBL fold metallo-hydrolase: protein MRVTLLGTGDTTGTPTVGCDCETCRLARDRDVERTRFSVHVENERTGESLLVDFSPDFRYQFLRDDVPLPDAGIITHVHFDHLDGLGNVFRVFDSLDVYAADETDPETGQSVAETVDDDYHYLRTISVQPTTPLETVRICGLDVTLVPVDHPPLVCYGVAIEDPETGAKLSITGDTTYDVPERSREVLAGPDLLLADGIVPASLCSSHPIGGRHEGPDGVPRTFGTKHTTREGALALAEELDASRTRLVHVAHFYPASEAFEDPLAIDGEEYVI, encoded by the coding sequence ATGCGCGTCACCCTGCTCGGAACCGGCGACACGACCGGGACGCCGACGGTCGGCTGTGACTGCGAGACCTGTCGACTCGCTCGCGATCGCGACGTCGAACGCACCCGGTTCTCGGTTCACGTCGAAAACGAGCGCACCGGCGAGTCGCTGCTGGTCGACTTCAGCCCGGACTTTCGCTACCAGTTCCTGCGCGACGACGTTCCCCTGCCCGACGCCGGGATCATCACCCACGTCCACTTCGACCACCTCGACGGACTCGGGAACGTCTTCCGGGTGTTCGACTCGCTGGACGTCTACGCGGCGGACGAGACCGATCCCGAGACCGGTCAGAGCGTCGCGGAGACGGTCGACGACGACTACCACTACCTCAGGACGATCTCGGTTCAGCCGACGACGCCGCTCGAGACGGTCCGCATCTGCGGTCTCGACGTGACGCTCGTCCCGGTCGACCACCCGCCGCTCGTCTGTTACGGCGTCGCGATCGAGGATCCGGAAACGGGCGCGAAGCTGTCGATCACGGGCGATACGACGTACGACGTTCCCGAACGCTCCCGAGAGGTGCTCGCCGGTCCCGACCTCCTGCTGGCCGACGGAATCGTGCCGGCGAGTCTCTGTTCGTCCCACCCGATCGGCGGGCGACACGAGGGTCCCGACGGCGTCCCGAGAACGTTCGGCACGAAACACACGACCCGCGAGGGGGCGCTCGCGCTGGCCGAGGAACTGGACGCGAGCCGAACGCGGCTCGTCCACGTCGCACACTTTTATCCCGCGAGCGAGGCGTTCGAGGATCCGCTCGCGATCGACGGCGAGGAGTACGTGATCTGA
- a CDS encoding PHP domain-containing protein gives MYDFHAHTSYSDGTFLPSMVRAAESAGLEGIGFTDHCSISARTEANAVRNRYGFNLDITYERRLDAIEQVREGTEIDVYDAVEMDYDPRDAAEIEAFLEEADFDYTIGSVHSVEDENVQVVSNFEELTESDRDAVVDDYVEQLIALVESELFDVAAHLDLIERTPPLRGLATVDHYEEVARAFADSRTIPEINAGRATTAAEIVHPDEEFLEALREYDVPITLGTDSHRPGEIGERATFLEEFVATHDLEPVEPPALQ, from the coding sequence ATGTACGACTTCCACGCGCACACGAGCTACTCCGACGGGACGTTTCTCCCCAGCATGGTTCGAGCGGCCGAGTCAGCGGGTCTCGAGGGAATCGGCTTCACGGATCACTGTTCGATCAGCGCGCGTACGGAGGCTAACGCCGTCCGTAACCGATACGGCTTCAATCTCGACATCACCTACGAGCGGCGTCTAGATGCCATCGAACAGGTCCGCGAGGGGACCGAGATCGACGTCTACGACGCCGTCGAGATGGACTACGACCCCCGCGACGCGGCCGAGATAGAGGCCTTTCTCGAGGAGGCCGACTTCGACTACACGATCGGGAGCGTTCACTCCGTCGAGGACGAGAACGTCCAAGTCGTCTCGAACTTCGAGGAGCTGACCGAGTCGGACCGCGATGCGGTCGTCGACGACTACGTCGAACAGCTGATCGCGCTCGTCGAATCGGAACTGTTCGACGTCGCGGCCCACCTCGACCTGATCGAGCGGACGCCCCCGTTGCGCGGGCTGGCAACGGTGGACCACTACGAGGAGGTCGCGCGAGCGTTCGCCGACTCGCGGACGATCCCCGAGATCAACGCCGGGCGGGCGACGACGGCGGCCGAGATCGTCCACCCCGACGAGGAGTTTCTCGAGGCGTTGCGCGAGTACGACGTCCCGATCACGCTCGGCACGGACTCCCATCGGCCCGGCGAGATCGGCGAACGGGCGACGTTTCTCGAGGAATTCGTCGCGACCCACGACCTCGAGCCGGTCGAACCGCCGGCTCTCCAGTAA
- a CDS encoding GNAT family N-acetyltransferase yields the protein MVERVYPDERSGPFPAPPRTAEDQSGRQIEIRSVDGIEGEALDDTVEMYAEFDPADRAQGIPPTGEERIRDWLETIAENSVNVVAYHGENVVAHAVLVPDVDDPSTIAEAGDTEWELAIFVLQDYQRAGIGTTLLNHLLGHASERGIEHVWLTVERWNTPAIALYERVGFEPTGTESFEQEMGIRLE from the coding sequence ATGGTCGAACGAGTGTACCCGGACGAACGATCCGGTCCGTTTCCCGCCCCGCCGAGGACCGCCGAGGATCAGTCCGGCCGGCAGATCGAGATTCGATCCGTCGACGGCATCGAGGGGGAGGCCCTCGACGATACCGTCGAGATGTACGCGGAGTTCGACCCCGCCGACCGGGCCCAGGGGATCCCGCCGACCGGCGAGGAACGGATCCGTGACTGGCTCGAGACGATCGCGGAGAACAGCGTCAACGTCGTCGCCTATCACGGCGAGAACGTCGTCGCCCACGCGGTGCTCGTTCCCGACGTCGACGATCCGTCGACGATCGCCGAAGCGGGCGACACCGAGTGGGAACTCGCGATCTTCGTCCTGCAGGACTACCAGCGCGCGGGGATCGGTACGACGCTTCTGAACCACCTGCTCGGGCACGCGAGCGAGCGCGGCATCGAACACGTGTGGCTGACGGTCGAACGCTGGAACACGCCGGCGATCGCACTTTACGAGCGCGTCGGCTTCGAGCCGACCGGGACCGAGAGCTTCGAGCAGGAGATGGGGATCCGACTCGAGTGA
- a CDS encoding DHH family phosphoesterase: MYDELIDSGDLPLARKSVLPGTGFFLPDDVEEDLEDEQTEAALEGAEVAVVADPDADGLACVALLREAYDDVRNVPEPADDGDESDGVTDAANDADEENVVLAAGSADDPLEEPEPTPHGVALIPASPHDVEDALARVAEYGDDGIDLFVCDLCPDRYEYVEDELDAAVETADRVSWYDHHQWGDDVAEAVREAGVDLVVGDSDEECTADVVYRSLEYEFSPMYEELAAVTRDHDLWLRQDPRSDDLADYAYWTDPAEYVEVVREYGVDLPEWVQEFLGDRRVEKEALIEQAVGRSEFREIGGYTVGITYGRCSQNEVAEAMRERGADASIIVKPAGSASIRGTEAFQRCHDVAGQVNGGGHPKAAGCKPDIYDDMLDYAMHWTSRGAVAKQVLLDAFRDVAEAEEAEEAADERDERSESGEASAADEESESA; encoded by the coding sequence ATGTACGACGAACTCATCGACAGCGGCGACCTCCCGCTCGCCCGGAAATCGGTGCTCCCGGGAACCGGCTTCTTCCTTCCCGACGACGTCGAGGAGGATCTCGAGGACGAGCAGACCGAAGCGGCCCTCGAGGGTGCCGAGGTCGCGGTCGTCGCCGATCCGGACGCGGACGGACTGGCCTGCGTCGCGCTGCTCCGCGAGGCGTACGACGACGTTCGGAACGTCCCGGAACCGGCAGACGACGGCGACGAGTCGGACGGCGTGACCGACGCGGCGAACGACGCCGACGAGGAGAACGTCGTCCTCGCCGCCGGAAGCGCCGACGACCCGCTCGAGGAGCCCGAACCGACGCCACACGGCGTCGCGCTCATCCCGGCGAGCCCCCACGACGTCGAGGACGCCCTGGCGCGGGTCGCCGAGTACGGCGACGACGGCATCGATCTCTTCGTCTGTGACCTCTGCCCGGACCGGTACGAGTACGTCGAGGACGAACTCGACGCGGCCGTCGAGACCGCGGACCGGGTTTCGTGGTACGACCACCACCAGTGGGGCGACGACGTCGCCGAGGCGGTCCGGGAGGCCGGCGTCGACCTCGTCGTCGGCGACTCCGACGAGGAGTGTACGGCCGACGTCGTCTACCGCTCGCTCGAGTACGAGTTCTCCCCGATGTACGAGGAACTGGCCGCCGTGACGCGGGATCACGACCTCTGGCTGCGCCAGGATCCGCGCAGCGACGACCTCGCCGACTACGCCTACTGGACCGACCCCGCCGAGTACGTCGAGGTCGTCCGCGAGTACGGCGTCGACCTGCCCGAGTGGGTCCAGGAGTTCCTCGGCGACCGGCGCGTCGAGAAGGAGGCGCTCATCGAACAGGCCGTGGGCCGCTCGGAGTTCCGCGAGATCGGCGGCTACACCGTCGGTATCACCTACGGCCGCTGTTCGCAGAACGAGGTCGCCGAGGCGATGCGCGAGCGCGGTGCCGACGCTTCGATCATCGTCAAACCCGCCGGCTCGGCCTCGATCCGCGGAACCGAGGCGTTCCAGCGCTGCCACGACGTCGCGGGGCAGGTCAACGGCGGCGGCCACCCGAAGGCCGCGGGCTGCAAGCCCGACATCTACGACGACATGCTCGACTACGCGATGCACTGGACCTCCCGCGGCGCGGTCGCGAAGCAGGTCCTGCTCGACGCGTTCCGGGACGTCGCCGAAGCGGAGGAAGCAGAAGAGGCGGCGGACGAACGGGACGAGCGGTCGGAGTCCGGTGAAGCGTCCGCGGCGGACGAAGAGTCGGAGTCGGCGTAA
- a CDS encoding DUF5807 family protein, protein MSNPRAEFLAGERPDDVALFLADSYVSDERFEKFGDPVENGIVMVVDGESGRNAFEAATGTDAMGFAKTAMQREGAIVEDLTDGTCPNADDDERHEPQFIFAFAEEQNEDVGGIYAEGAVVHAYAQCTCETAYSDRWNATDE, encoded by the coding sequence ATGAGCAATCCACGTGCGGAGTTTCTCGCCGGCGAACGGCCGGACGACGTCGCGCTGTTCCTGGCCGACTCCTACGTCTCCGACGAGCGCTTCGAGAAGTTCGGCGATCCAGTCGAGAACGGCATCGTGATGGTCGTCGACGGTGAGAGCGGCCGGAACGCGTTCGAGGCCGCGACCGGCACCGACGCGATGGGCTTCGCGAAGACCGCGATGCAACGGGAGGGAGCGATCGTCGAGGACCTCACCGATGGCACCTGTCCTAACGCGGACGACGACGAGAGACACGAGCCACAGTTCATCTTCGCCTTCGCGGAGGAACAGAACGAGGACGTCGGCGGCATCTACGCCGAAGGCGCCGTCGTCCACGCCTACGCGCAGTGCACCTGTGAGACGGCGTACTCCGACCGCTGGAACGCCACCGACGAGTGA
- a CDS encoding universal stress protein: protein MDDSEPFTVDTVLAPVDGSEESATAVEYAVAVADRYDASVHALFVLGRGVVRGLDAGTVEEAAVADSTQGFLDDIGRIAADNGVSLSTSVDHGFSTTQKTRHPGNVILDIADTVDADCIVLPREPVTGTSAEVLEKAAEYVLSYASQPVLSV from the coding sequence ATGGACGACAGCGAGCCGTTTACCGTCGACACGGTTCTCGCCCCGGTCGACGGCAGCGAGGAATCCGCGACTGCCGTCGAGTACGCCGTCGCCGTCGCCGACCGATACGACGCATCCGTTCACGCGCTGTTCGTGCTCGGACGTGGCGTCGTCCGCGGGTTGGACGCCGGAACGGTCGAGGAGGCCGCCGTCGCCGACAGCACGCAGGGATTTCTCGACGATATCGGCCGCATCGCCGCCGACAACGGCGTCTCACTATCGACGTCGGTCGATCACGGGTTCTCGACGACGCAAAAGACTCGCCATCCCGGTAACGTCATCCTCGACATCGCCGATACCGTCGACGCCGACTGCATCGTTCTGCCGCGAGAGCCCGTGACCGGGACGTCCGCGGAGGTCCTCGAAAAGGCCGCCGAGTACGTTCTCTCGTACGCGAGCCAGCCCGTCCTGTCGGTGTAG
- a CDS encoding universal stress protein: MFDTVVVATDGSDSVNRAVDVALDLADRFDADVHALSVIDASEVDASPEQLREELRTALETTADAAIATVASRTNAEVTTAVREGRPAAEICEYAREVDADVLATGTRGRHGENRLLLGSVAERVVRRSPVPVLTVRQLETTDDAAADA; this comes from the coding sequence ATGTTCGACACGGTCGTCGTCGCGACTGACGGCTCCGACAGCGTGAACCGCGCCGTCGACGTCGCTCTCGATCTCGCGGACCGGTTCGACGCCGACGTTCACGCCCTCTCGGTGATCGACGCGAGCGAGGTCGACGCCTCGCCGGAACAGCTCCGCGAGGAACTGCGCACCGCTCTCGAGACGACCGCCGACGCCGCCATCGCCACCGTCGCAAGCCGGACGAACGCCGAGGTGACGACCGCCGTCCGCGAGGGACGCCCCGCCGCCGAGATCTGCGAGTACGCGCGCGAAGTCGACGCCGACGTCCTCGCGACCGGGACCCGCGGCCGCCACGGAGAGAATCGCCTGCTGCTGGGCAGCGTCGCCGAGCGCGTCGTCCGCCGTTCGCCCGTCCCCGTACTGACAGTCAGACAGCTCGAGACGACCGACGACGCCGCCGCGGACGCCTGA
- a CDS encoding ATP-binding protein, with translation MSDAALDVVEFVLTTSVYSDDRTLDENDLPPSYRRVFWTGGSEGSDDDDDRTRTGISRPLSATNSTAREATGVDRPWEAISGLMFTDRDEFSGTITLTQEEMAEQWYVDRVDTERMLENPTLAKYFAAHDEYDVDVSHEEAREQNRPIQADRVWIDGLLEEYFDEEDDEEMLDLVDVRAPEELDVTLDDLVLTEGQEAEIDKIAKAIEHRDYLANIGLREIGKLLFVGPPGTGKTSTAQALAQDMDLPFVEVKLSMITSQYLGETAKNVDKTFEVAKRLSPCILFIDEFDFVAKTRRSDEHAALKRAVNTLLKSIDNISLIQDDVLLIGATNHPDQLDAAAWRRFDEIVNFPKPDYNMRADILRVITRQMRIDEFDPELIAEATEGLTGSDLRMVLREAVLEALTEDRTMLTQDDLLNAVEEFEERDNLKNMDMIEGDHDALVAGGDVGKASDGSGHSHDHDHDH, from the coding sequence ATGAGTGACGCAGCGCTCGATGTCGTCGAGTTCGTGCTCACGACGAGCGTGTATTCGGACGACAGGACGCTGGACGAGAACGATCTCCCGCCGTCGTATCGTCGGGTCTTCTGGACCGGCGGGAGCGAAGGCAGCGACGACGACGACGACCGGACGCGCACCGGAATTAGCCGTCCGCTCTCGGCGACGAACAGCACCGCGCGCGAGGCGACCGGCGTCGACCGCCCCTGGGAAGCCATCTCGGGCCTGATGTTCACCGACCGCGACGAGTTCTCGGGGACGATCACGCTCACGCAGGAGGAGATGGCCGAGCAGTGGTACGTGGATCGAGTCGACACCGAGCGCATGCTCGAGAACCCGACGCTCGCGAAGTACTTCGCGGCACACGACGAGTACGACGTCGACGTGAGCCACGAGGAAGCCCGCGAACAGAACCGCCCGATCCAGGCGGATCGAGTCTGGATCGACGGCCTGCTCGAGGAGTACTTCGACGAGGAGGACGACGAGGAGATGCTCGATCTCGTCGACGTTCGCGCGCCCGAAGAGCTCGACGTTACGCTCGACGATCTCGTCCTCACGGAGGGCCAGGAGGCCGAGATCGACAAGATCGCGAAGGCGATCGAACACCGCGACTACCTCGCGAATATCGGGCTGCGCGAGATCGGCAAGCTCCTGTTCGTCGGTCCGCCGGGGACCGGGAAGACCTCCACGGCGCAGGCGCTAGCCCAGGACATGGACCTGCCGTTCGTCGAGGTCAAACTCTCGATGATCACGAGCCAATACCTCGGGGAGACGGCAAAGAACGTCGACAAGACCTTCGAGGTCGCAAAGCGGCTCTCGCCGTGTATCCTCTTCATCGACGAGTTCGACTTCGTCGCCAAGACCCGCCGCAGCGACGAGCACGCCGCGCTCAAGCGAGCCGTCAACACCCTGCTCAAGAGCATCGACAACATCTCGCTCATCCAGGACGACGTCCTGCTCATTGGCGCGACGAACCACCCCGATCAGCTCGACGCCGCCGCCTGGCGGCGGTTCGACGAGATCGTCAACTTCCCCAAGCCCGACTACAACATGCGGGCGGACATCCTGCGGGTGATCACCCGACAGATGCGGATCGACGAGTTCGATCCGGAACTCATCGCCGAGGCTACCGAGGGGCTGACCGGCAGCGACCTCCGGATGGTCCTTCGCGAGGCCGTCCTCGAGGCGCTGACCGAGGACCGGACGATGCTGACCCAGGACGACCTGTTAAACGCCGTCGAGGAGTTCGAGGAGCGGGACAACCTGAAAAACATGGACATGATCGAGGGCGATCACGACGCGCTCGTCGCCGGCGGCGACGTCGGAAAGGCGAGCGACGGGAGCGGCCACTCCCACGACCACGACCACGATCACTGA
- a CDS encoding universal stress protein produces MNVLLGLAGSDESVKALRRTIERTGQTGDELTVAVVEKSETDRTQEEMYRQAEKLLSEAGLDAPIERLEGDPGSSLVDYAEQGEFDQLVIGGGTQSPMGKIQLGSVTEFVLLNAPTTVKLVR; encoded by the coding sequence ATGAACGTGCTGCTGGGTCTCGCGGGAAGCGACGAGTCGGTCAAGGCGCTGCGCCGGACGATCGAGCGAACCGGTCAGACCGGCGACGAACTCACCGTTGCGGTCGTCGAGAAATCCGAAACGGATCGGACACAGGAGGAGATGTACCGCCAGGCCGAGAAACTCCTGTCGGAAGCCGGTCTCGACGCACCCATCGAACGGCTCGAGGGCGATCCGGGAAGCTCGCTGGTCGATTACGCCGAACAGGGCGAGTTCGATCAGCTGGTGATCGGCGGCGGCACCCAGAGCCCGATGGGGAAGATCCAGCTCGGCTCGGTCACCGAGTTCGTCCTGCTGAACGCGCCGACGACGGTCAAACTGGTGCGATAA
- a CDS encoding DUF2237 family protein yields MTTDRNVFGGELEPCSTDPTTGFLRDGCCRRVESDRGRHELCAVLTEEFLQFSAAQGNDLTTSRPELEFPGLEPGDRWCLCLARWLEAEEEGCAPPVVLESTHEAVLRDVEPDLLREHEYDRRASDDRTGTDSDSGMKSSK; encoded by the coding sequence ATGACCACCGATCGGAACGTCTTCGGGGGCGAACTCGAGCCCTGTAGCACCGACCCGACGACCGGCTTCCTGCGGGACGGTTGCTGTCGCCGCGTCGAGTCGGACCGCGGCCGTCACGAGCTCTGTGCCGTCCTCACCGAGGAGTTCCTCCAGTTCAGCGCGGCCCAGGGGAACGATCTCACGACGTCCCGACCCGAACTCGAGTTCCCCGGTCTCGAGCCGGGCGACCGCTGGTGTCTCTGTCTCGCGCGCTGGCTCGAGGCCGAGGAAGAGGGCTGTGCGCCGCCGGTGGTGCTCGAGTCGACCCACGAGGCCGTCCTCCGGGACGTGGAGCCGGACCTCCTCCGCGAACACGAGTACGACCGGCGAGCGAGCGACGATCGAACGGGGACGGACTCCGACTCCGGGATGAAGTCGTCGAAGTGA